A window of the Microbacterium sp. LWH13-1.2 genome harbors these coding sequences:
- a CDS encoding ATP-binding protein, with the protein MTELTIGMMTDDAETSVQLDARRFNRHTFWCGQSGSGKTYALGVVLEQLLLHTELPMLILDPNADFVRLAETRAGASTEHAAAIAQTDIRVFRSGHGEGDKLHARYIDLSPAAKAAVLQIDPIADAEEYNVLLHWPVSTTDFDADDMLRQFRATGDPAHIRLANRMENLQVLEWDLWSRGAGSVVDVIAERPRATVLDLGGFDHPAEPKVAALAVLEALWMQRESRRPLLIVIDEAHNLCSPEPRTAVEKAVTERLVQIAAEGRKFGLWLFLSTQRPTKIHPNVLSQCDNLGLMRVNAPRDIAELADVFGFVGEDDIRRAQGFAQGQALFAGGFIAQPTFAQMGERLTEEAGADVRVPLRS; encoded by the coding sequence ATGACCGAACTGACCATAGGCATGATGACGGATGATGCGGAGACGTCCGTGCAGCTGGACGCACGCCGCTTCAACCGGCACACGTTCTGGTGCGGCCAGAGCGGCAGCGGCAAGACATACGCGCTCGGCGTCGTGCTCGAGCAGCTCCTGCTGCACACCGAACTGCCGATGCTCATCCTTGATCCGAATGCCGACTTCGTGAGGCTGGCGGAGACGAGAGCGGGCGCTTCGACCGAGCATGCGGCCGCCATCGCGCAGACCGACATCCGCGTGTTCCGATCGGGTCACGGAGAGGGCGACAAGCTGCACGCCCGATACATCGATCTGTCTCCGGCCGCCAAGGCCGCGGTTCTGCAGATCGACCCGATCGCCGATGCCGAGGAGTACAACGTCCTGCTCCACTGGCCCGTCAGCACCACGGACTTCGACGCCGACGACATGCTGAGACAGTTCCGCGCGACAGGAGACCCGGCGCATATCCGGCTCGCGAATCGCATGGAGAACCTGCAGGTGCTCGAGTGGGACCTCTGGTCCAGAGGAGCCGGATCCGTCGTCGATGTGATCGCTGAACGGCCGAGGGCCACCGTCCTCGACCTCGGGGGATTCGACCACCCTGCGGAGCCGAAGGTGGCAGCGCTCGCCGTGCTCGAGGCGCTGTGGATGCAGCGAGAGAGCCGTCGGCCGCTCCTCATCGTGATCGACGAGGCGCACAACCTCTGCTCACCCGAGCCGCGCACCGCCGTCGAGAAGGCTGTCACCGAGAGGCTCGTGCAGATCGCGGCGGAGGGACGCAAGTTCGGTCTCTGGCTCTTCCTGTCGACGCAGCGGCCCACCAAGATCCACCCCAACGTGCTCTCGCAGTGCGACAACCTCGGCCTCATGCGCGTGAACGCCCCGAGGGACATCGCCGAGCTGGCCGACGTGTTCGGCTTCGTGGGAGAGGACGACATCCGCCGGGCCCAGGGATTCGCTCAGGGGCAGGCGCTGTTCGCCGGTGGCTTCATCGCGCAGCCGACGTTCGCGCAGATGGGGGAGCGGCTGACCGAGGAAGCGGGCGCAGACGTGCGAGTACCGCTGCGCTCGTGA
- a CDS encoding LuxR C-terminal-related transcriptional regulator, whose protein sequence is MRSRLDATLNAPLSVVVAPAGSGKTVLLSQWAASHPDVRVIWIGLEQADSDPRRLLDHLLSAVLPPGRGTRDLGRPHAVNARALGRPVLESLVGVFREHPPVVLVLDDLQHLAGSPLLPDLWWLADNVPEHTHLIFSSRIDYGLGWGRHRLSHSLIELRQSDLALDEAASATLLERIIGAPVSPRTLSAVMERTEGWAAGVVLTGLGLRSEADPEQFARELRGTDRLISEYLSEQALAQQPPERRSLLLRLSVLDRMSAELVESILSVDDSTSLFEELERESMFLVALDRNREWFRFHPMFRELLRYRLKAEHPGAATEIRRAAADWHLARGDAPSAIDYLLGAGSWDRAATVISGHGREVLERNDTVSVSRWLDALPAEFRATRPDVEILRGMLLMMNGDAARAEDVLREQADRPTLTPDRSAIIHTYLAARVQFRSDPRVALQAAESAAVLLREHPDLHPPELLGLTHPHLLRTSSLTSAGRALFLAGDLAAARRRFDEALAEPGAQYSLYRIHLLGSLALLEAWAGRLRVATAFSEEALDLAAETGLLAHPSPADAFLAAALASIERGTPSAAATPLHEGALRAVANHRTQLMWIAHLTRVLSEGDVVDPVDPLPSTPPPIVAEALEAEEARALRLAHASNGGLRHPSAGRWSPLVFEATAAALTRNRLDLARAHLDAASPEPPESVPRAGVEQLILRSWLDDREGGAGGGADAMHRALELASQHDLVAVFVRAGPEVTRLIADLPGTPTPFRATVLERVSLLRRARASSPELAEQLTDRELEILAYLPTRMTNIELAARCYVSPNTIKTHMAHIYRKLAVPNRNSAVARAQDLGLI, encoded by the coding sequence TTGCGTAGCCGACTCGACGCGACGCTGAACGCGCCCCTCAGCGTCGTCGTCGCCCCGGCCGGCTCCGGCAAGACGGTGCTGCTGTCGCAGTGGGCGGCATCGCACCCCGACGTGCGTGTCATCTGGATCGGGCTGGAGCAGGCCGACAGCGATCCGCGCCGCCTCCTCGATCACCTGCTGAGCGCGGTGCTGCCCCCCGGCCGCGGGACGAGAGACCTCGGACGGCCCCATGCCGTCAACGCGCGCGCCTTGGGGCGTCCTGTCCTCGAGTCTCTCGTCGGCGTCTTCCGCGAGCATCCCCCCGTCGTGCTCGTGCTCGACGACCTGCAGCACCTCGCCGGGTCGCCGCTGCTGCCAGACCTCTGGTGGCTCGCCGACAACGTTCCCGAGCACACCCACCTCATCTTCTCGTCACGTATCGACTACGGCCTCGGCTGGGGGCGTCACCGGCTGAGCCACTCGCTGATCGAGCTGCGACAGAGCGACCTTGCGCTCGATGAGGCCGCGAGTGCGACGCTGCTCGAACGGATCATCGGCGCTCCCGTCAGCCCCCGCACTCTCTCAGCGGTCATGGAGCGCACCGAGGGGTGGGCCGCCGGCGTGGTGCTGACCGGTCTCGGTCTGCGCAGCGAAGCTGATCCGGAGCAGTTCGCGAGGGAGCTGCGCGGCACCGATCGCCTCATCTCCGAGTATCTGAGCGAACAGGCTCTGGCCCAGCAGCCTCCCGAGCGCCGATCGCTGCTGCTGCGCCTGTCGGTCCTCGACCGGATGTCCGCAGAACTCGTCGAGTCGATCCTCTCCGTCGACGACTCGACGTCGCTCTTCGAGGAGCTCGAGAGAGAGTCGATGTTCCTCGTCGCACTCGATCGGAATCGGGAGTGGTTCCGCTTCCACCCGATGTTCCGAGAGCTCCTGCGCTACCGGTTGAAGGCCGAGCACCCGGGAGCTGCGACCGAGATCCGCAGGGCCGCGGCCGATTGGCACCTCGCCCGGGGCGATGCGCCTTCTGCCATCGACTACCTCCTCGGGGCCGGATCGTGGGACCGGGCGGCGACCGTCATCTCCGGACACGGCCGCGAGGTGCTCGAACGCAACGACACCGTGTCTGTCAGCCGGTGGCTCGATGCGTTGCCGGCAGAGTTCCGTGCGACCCGACCTGACGTCGAGATCCTGCGCGGGATGCTGCTGATGATGAACGGAGACGCGGCCCGAGCCGAGGACGTGCTGCGCGAACAGGCCGATCGGCCGACTCTCACGCCGGACCGATCGGCGATCATCCACACGTATCTCGCCGCGCGGGTGCAGTTCCGGTCTGATCCCCGCGTCGCACTGCAGGCTGCCGAATCGGCTGCAGTGCTGCTCCGCGAGCATCCGGATCTGCACCCACCCGAGCTGCTGGGCCTCACCCACCCGCACCTGCTGCGCACGAGTTCGCTGACTTCGGCGGGCCGCGCGCTCTTCCTCGCCGGCGATCTCGCCGCGGCGCGACGACGATTCGACGAGGCGCTCGCCGAGCCGGGCGCCCAGTACAGCCTGTACCGCATCCATCTCCTCGGCTCGCTCGCGCTGCTGGAGGCGTGGGCAGGACGGCTGCGCGTCGCCACGGCATTCTCGGAGGAAGCACTGGACCTGGCCGCCGAGACCGGGCTGCTCGCACATCCGTCGCCCGCGGATGCCTTCCTCGCGGCGGCGCTCGCATCGATCGAGCGGGGCACCCCGTCCGCCGCCGCCACACCCCTGCACGAGGGTGCGCTCCGCGCCGTCGCGAACCACCGCACTCAGCTCATGTGGATCGCGCACCTCACGAGGGTTCTCAGCGAGGGAGACGTCGTCGACCCGGTCGATCCTCTTCCGTCGACGCCGCCGCCGATCGTCGCGGAGGCGCTCGAAGCCGAGGAGGCTCGCGCGCTGCGCCTCGCGCATGCGTCGAACGGTGGATTGCGTCATCCGTCGGCAGGACGCTGGTCGCCTCTGGTGTTCGAGGCGACCGCCGCCGCACTCACCCGCAACCGTCTCGACCTCGCTCGCGCCCACCTCGATGCTGCCTCCCCGGAGCCGCCTGAGTCGGTGCCTCGCGCCGGCGTGGAGCAGCTCATCCTCCGCTCCTGGCTCGACGACCGAGAGGGCGGCGCGGGCGGGGGCGCGGACGCCATGCACAGGGCCCTCGAACTGGCCTCACAGCACGATCTGGTCGCCGTCTTCGTGCGCGCGGGCCCCGAAGTCACGCGTCTGATCGCCGACCTCCCCGGCACCCCGACGCCGTTCCGCGCCACCGTGCTGGAACGGGTGAGCCTGCTCCGTCGCGCCCGCGCATCCTCGCCCGAGCTGGCCGAGCAGCTCACGGATCGCGAACTCGAGATACTCGCGTACCTGCCGACCCGGATGACCAACATCGAGCTCGCTGCCCGCTGCTACGTGTCGCCCAACACGATCAAGACCCACATGGCTCACATCTACCGAAAGCTGGCGGTTCCCAACCGCAACTCCGCCGTCGCGCGCGCTCAGGATCTCGGACTGATCTGA
- a CDS encoding SHOCT domain-containing protein yields MSIWDLVAWFFWAFVFISYLMVVFTIIGDIFRDSSLNGWLKAVWIIFLVFLPFLTSLVYLIARGQGMAQRRGEQIAELHAAQTAYIRETAGSSPADDITKARGLLDSGVITQAEFETLKAKALAS; encoded by the coding sequence ATGTCCATCTGGGATCTCGTGGCCTGGTTCTTCTGGGCCTTCGTCTTCATCTCGTACCTCATGGTCGTCTTCACGATCATCGGCGACATCTTCCGAGACAGCTCTCTGAACGGCTGGCTGAAGGCGGTGTGGATCATCTTCCTCGTCTTCCTCCCGTTCCTGACATCACTCGTGTATCTCATCGCCCGCGGGCAGGGGATGGCGCAGCGGCGCGGCGAGCAGATCGCCGAACTGCACGCCGCTCAGACCGCCTACATCCGGGAGACCGCGGGGTCTTCTCCGGCCGACGACATCACGAAGGCACGAGGACTTCTCGATTCGGGCGTGATCACCCAGGCCGAGTTCGAGACGCTCAAGGCGAAGGCGCTCGCGTCCTAG
- the ribH gene encoding 6,7-dimethyl-8-ribityllumazine synthase has product MSGAGAPKTEKIDGRGLKVVIVAGTWHDVITDGLIAGAQRVLDDADAAYRLVRVPGSFELALAAQAAFAGGADAVVALGVIIRGGTPHFEYVSAATTDGLTRVSLDAGKPVGFGVLTLDDEKQGLDRAGLEGSKEDKGAEAADAALRTALLVRELRG; this is encoded by the coding sequence ATGAGCGGCGCAGGAGCACCCAAGACCGAGAAGATCGACGGACGCGGATTGAAGGTCGTCATCGTGGCCGGCACGTGGCATGACGTGATCACCGACGGCCTGATCGCCGGTGCGCAGCGCGTCCTCGACGACGCCGACGCCGCCTACCGACTCGTGCGCGTGCCCGGTTCGTTCGAGCTGGCCCTCGCCGCGCAGGCGGCGTTCGCCGGCGGCGCCGACGCCGTGGTGGCCCTCGGCGTGATCATCCGAGGCGGCACCCCGCACTTCGAGTACGTCTCGGCCGCGACGACCGACGGACTGACCCGCGTCTCGCTCGATGCGGGCAAACCTGTCGGCTTCGGCGTGCTGACGCTCGACGACGAGAAGCAGGGCCTCGACCGCGCAGGGCTCGAAGGATCGAAGGAGGACAAGGGTGCGGAGGCTGCGGATGCCGCGCTGCGCACCGCCCTCCTCGTGCGCGAGCTGCGCGGCTGA
- the ribA gene encoding GTP cyclohydrolase II gives MSLSTIPEALEALRAGRPVLVADDENRENEGDVVLSAELATPEWVAWTVRWSSGFICAPMPADLADNLNLQPMVAASEDARSTAYTVSVDAAEGVTTGISAHDRAHTLNVLANPASTATSIIRPGHVLPLRAVDGGVRERSGHTEAAVDLMKLAGLRPVGAIAEVVAEDGSMMRLPGLIELGARDGVPVITIEQLIAHLNEIDPTGWSPERASRRVSLRADATVPTTHGTFRFLAYKDRVTGTDHIAVVSGEPGETALVRVHSECLTGEAFGSLKCECGPQLDAALDAIEQDGGIVIYMRGHEGRGIGLINKLRAYSLQEEGLDTVDANLALGLPADARDYAAAAGILADLGVSKVRLLTNNTDKVNQLRGLGLDVVEQVPLIVGVGPNNHQYLETKRDRMGHIIGEAELAEALADGKKDHT, from the coding sequence ATGAGCCTTTCCACCATCCCCGAGGCCCTCGAGGCCCTCCGCGCTGGGCGTCCCGTGCTCGTCGCCGACGACGAGAACCGCGAGAACGAGGGCGATGTCGTGCTCTCCGCCGAGCTCGCGACCCCCGAGTGGGTCGCCTGGACCGTCCGCTGGTCGTCCGGGTTCATCTGCGCGCCGATGCCTGCCGACCTCGCAGACAACCTGAACCTGCAGCCGATGGTCGCCGCCTCCGAGGACGCGCGCTCGACGGCGTACACGGTCAGCGTCGACGCGGCCGAGGGCGTCACCACCGGCATCAGTGCGCACGACCGCGCCCACACGCTGAACGTCCTGGCGAACCCTGCGTCGACGGCCACCAGCATCATCCGCCCCGGACACGTCCTCCCCCTCCGTGCGGTCGACGGCGGAGTCCGCGAACGCAGCGGTCACACCGAGGCTGCCGTCGATCTGATGAAGCTCGCGGGACTCCGCCCGGTCGGCGCGATCGCCGAGGTCGTCGCCGAGGACGGCAGCATGATGAGGCTTCCCGGACTCATCGAGCTCGGCGCGCGCGATGGGGTGCCGGTCATCACGATCGAACAGCTCATCGCCCATCTCAACGAGATCGACCCCACCGGCTGGTCTCCTGAACGCGCCAGCAGGCGCGTGAGCCTCCGCGCGGATGCGACCGTGCCCACCACGCACGGCACGTTCCGCTTCCTGGCGTACAAAGACAGGGTGACCGGCACTGACCACATCGCCGTCGTCTCGGGCGAGCCCGGCGAGACCGCTCTCGTGAGGGTGCACTCGGAGTGTCTGACGGGCGAGGCCTTCGGCTCGCTGAAGTGTGAGTGCGGCCCTCAACTCGATGCGGCTCTCGACGCGATCGAGCAGGACGGCGGCATCGTCATCTACATGCGCGGACACGAGGGTCGAGGCATCGGCCTCATCAACAAGCTCCGTGCCTACAGCCTGCAGGAGGAAGGCCTCGACACGGTCGACGCCAACCTCGCACTCGGGCTGCCGGCCGATGCCCGCGACTACGCAGCGGCTGCCGGCATCCTCGCCGACCTCGGTGTATCGAAGGTGCGCCTGCTGACGAACAACACCGACAAGGTGAACCAGCTGCGCGGCCTCGGGCTCGACGTCGTCGAGCAGGTCCCGCTGATCGTCGGCGTCGGACCGAACAACCACCAGTACCTCGAGACCAAACGTGACCGGATGGGTCACATCATCGGAGAGGCGGAGCTCGCAGAGGCTCTCGCCGACGGAAAGAAGGACCACACATGA
- a CDS encoding Fe-S protein, whose translation METLRHVVLFVHLIGFAVLFGAWAVQAFGGKREFTRLMSIGMTIAAVAGLALAAPWGLPDGVEMNYAKIGTKLVVLLAIGALLGIGASRQRKSGSVPVAMFWLVGILTALNAGIAVIWR comes from the coding sequence ATGGAGACTCTGCGCCACGTCGTTCTGTTCGTCCACCTCATCGGCTTCGCCGTGCTGTTCGGGGCCTGGGCGGTGCAGGCGTTCGGCGGAAAGCGCGAGTTCACCCGGCTGATGAGCATCGGCATGACGATCGCCGCGGTCGCAGGTCTCGCCCTCGCCGCTCCGTGGGGTCTGCCCGACGGCGTCGAGATGAACTACGCCAAGATCGGCACGAAGCTCGTGGTGCTGCTCGCGATCGGCGCGCTTCTCGGCATCGGCGCCTCGAGGCAGCGCAAGTCCGGATCCGTGCCCGTCGCGATGTTCTGGCTGGTCGGCATCCTGACGGCGCTCAACGCCGGCATCGCAGTCATCTGGCGCTGA